From the Flavobacterium galactosidilyticum genome, one window contains:
- a CDS encoding DEAD/DEAH box helicase: MSQNTLEIEIEDKKELYAYQKGDIDAIFERIDNGPSQHHLLYQLPTGGGKTVVFSEIVRRYLSKHDKKVVVLTHRIELCKQTSKMLKGFDVKNKIINSKVKELPDQNDYSCFVAMVETLKNRINDEKLHLDNIGLVIIDEAHYNSFRKLLSSFKNAFILGVTATPLSSNIKLPMHESYDELIVGDTISSLIDKGFLAKAVTYSYDVGLTSLKVGINGDYTVKSSDDLYTNMAMQEKLLHAYTEKSLGKKTLIFNNGINTSLYVYETFREAGYEIRHLDNTSSTEERKEILHWFKHTPDAILTSVGILTTGFDEPTVETIILNRATKSLTLYYQMIGRGSRKLPNKDNFSVIDLGNNAARFGLWSEPVNWQHIFKSPEFYLENLRDDTEIELYFKYSMPPELRAKFSKTADVSFDVDEEHKLIIKQNLRSKEVLDKSLEQHAAMCVDNSETLQEAKALGKLLEDDIDCRIKRYSKCLSQCSKNYREWLVDDYKLKLVLLTGKKYREKIMNEPDED; encoded by the coding sequence ATGTCGCAAAACACTTTAGAAATTGAAATCGAAGACAAAAAAGAACTCTATGCTTACCAGAAAGGAGATATAGATGCCATCTTTGAACGAATCGATAATGGACCCAGTCAACATCATTTATTATATCAATTACCAACAGGTGGAGGGAAAACAGTAGTTTTCTCAGAAATCGTTCGCCGCTATTTATCAAAACACGATAAAAAAGTAGTTGTATTAACTCACAGAATTGAGCTTTGTAAGCAAACCTCAAAAATGTTGAAGGGTTTTGATGTAAAAAATAAAATCATCAACAGTAAAGTAAAAGAACTTCCAGACCAAAACGATTACTCTTGTTTTGTTGCCATGGTAGAAACTTTGAAAAACCGAATCAATGATGAAAAATTGCATTTAGACAACATCGGTTTAGTAATTATCGATGAGGCGCATTACAACTCTTTCAGAAAATTATTAAGCTCTTTCAAAAACGCCTTTATATTAGGGGTTACAGCCACGCCGCTGAGTTCGAATATTAAATTGCCAATGCACGAAAGTTACGATGAGTTAATTGTAGGAGATACTATTAGCTCATTGATCGACAAAGGCTTTTTGGCGAAAGCCGTAACCTACAGCTATGACGTTGGTTTAACATCGCTGAAAGTAGGTATCAACGGAGATTACACCGTAAAATCATCAGATGATTTATATACTAATATGGCTATGCAAGAGAAATTATTGCATGCCTATACGGAGAAGTCTTTAGGCAAGAAAACCTTAATTTTCAATAACGGCATCAACACCTCTTTGTATGTTTATGAAACGTTTAGAGAAGCAGGTTATGAAATTCGCCATTTGGATAACACCAGTAGCACTGAAGAACGTAAAGAAATTTTACATTGGTTCAAGCATACGCCAGACGCTATATTAACCTCCGTTGGGATTCTTACCACTGGTTTTGATGAGCCTACTGTGGAGACTATTATATTAAATAGAGCGACAAAATCATTGACTTTATACTACCAAATGATCGGTCGTGGTTCTCGTAAATTACCAAATAAAGATAACTTTAGCGTGATCGATTTAGGGAACAATGCAGCTCGTTTTGGGTTGTGGAGTGAGCCTGTTAACTGGCAACATATCTTTAAATCGCCTGAATTTTACTTAGAAAACTTACGTGACGATACGGAAATTGAGTTGTATTTTAAATACAGTATGCCTCCAGAATTGCGTGCTAAATTCAGCAAAACAGCTGACGTTAGTTTTGATGTCGATGAAGAACATAAACTGATCATCAAACAAAACTTACGTTCTAAAGAAGTGCTTGATAAATCATTAGAGCAACACGCTGCCATGTGTGTCGATAATTCTGAAACCTTGCAAGAGGCAAAAGCATTAGGAAAATTACTTGAAGATGATATTGATTGCCGTATTAAGCGCTATTCAAAATGTTTGAGTCAATGCAGTAAAAACTACCGCGAATGGCTTGTTGACGATTACAAATTAAAATTAGTATTGTTAACAGGAAAAAAATACCGTGAGAAGATTATGAACGAACCTGATGAAGATTAA